Proteins encoded within one genomic window of Synechococcus sp. PCC 7335:
- a CDS encoding HhoA/HhoB/HtrA family serine endopeptidase codes for MKFVPSLSLVGQFFRRMATVAVTLMLTNSLWALPVWAQAASSTTATAQATTLSPENLSPESFVASAVRSVGSAVVRIDTERTVTRNVPDLFYDDPFFRGRMGGGFQSIPQEERLRGQGSGFIINDQGDILTNAHVVNNADQVTVKLKDGRQFEGYVEGVDEITDLAVIRINTAGEPLPVSTLGDSDSVEVGDWAIAVGNPLGLDNTVTLGIVSTLKRSSAAVGIPDKRIDFIQTDAAINPGNSGGPLLNAQGEVIGINTAIRADAMGIGFAIPINKAKAIQASLSRGERIAHPYLGVQIATLTPDMAKMNNEDPNSAIALPETDGVLVIRVLPNTPAAEAGLRRGDVITSVAGFRVKQADQLQSRVDQVKVGESLQMTLRRGEQTQHLSVKTADLSEQQSA; via the coding sequence ATGAAATTTGTTCCCAGCTTGTCATTGGTTGGCCAGTTCTTCAGGCGGATGGCGACTGTGGCAGTCACCTTAATGCTGACAAATAGTCTATGGGCTTTACCTGTTTGGGCCCAAGCTGCCTCTTCCACGACGGCTACTGCACAGGCAACCACCCTTTCACCCGAAAATCTTTCGCCAGAAAGCTTTGTAGCTAGTGCGGTTCGCTCTGTTGGTAGCGCAGTTGTCCGAATTGATACAGAGAGGACAGTAACGCGCAATGTTCCAGATTTGTTTTATGACGATCCGTTCTTTAGAGGACGTATGGGTGGTGGCTTCCAAAGCATTCCACAAGAAGAGCGACTCCGAGGACAAGGCTCAGGATTTATTATTAATGACCAGGGCGATATTTTGACAAATGCTCATGTCGTCAACAACGCTGATCAGGTAACGGTAAAGCTCAAAGACGGCCGTCAGTTTGAAGGCTATGTAGAAGGCGTCGATGAGATTACAGACCTAGCGGTCATTCGGATCAATACAGCGGGCGAACCGCTCCCTGTCTCTACGCTAGGCGATTCGGATTCTGTGGAAGTAGGAGATTGGGCGATCGCAGTTGGAAATCCACTCGGATTAGACAATACTGTGACGCTTGGCATTGTCAGCACCCTCAAACGCTCGAGCGCAGCGGTTGGCATTCCAGATAAGCGTATCGACTTTATCCAGACAGATGCAGCCATCAATCCTGGTAACTCCGGCGGTCCATTGCTCAATGCGCAAGGTGAGGTAATTGGCATTAATACGGCGATTCGCGCTGATGCAATGGGCATTGGGTTTGCAATTCCGATCAACAAAGCTAAAGCAATTCAAGCTAGCTTGTCTCGTGGTGAGCGAATTGCGCATCCTTATCTAGGCGTACAGATTGCTACGCTGACGCCGGATATGGCCAAAATGAACAACGAGGATCCCAATAGCGCGATCGCACTTCCAGAAACTGACGGTGTGTTAGTCATCAGAGTGTTACCTAATACGCCTGCTGCTGAAGCGGGGCTGCGTCGAGGAGACGTTATTACTAGCGTGGCCGGTTTTCGAGTAAAGCAAGCCGATCAGCTGCAGAGTAGAGTCGATCAGGTGAAGGTAGGCGAATCGTTACAGATGACTTTACGGCGAGGCGAGCAAACTCAACACCTATCAGTTAAAACAGCTGATCTCTCAGAACAACAAAGTGCGTAG
- a CDS encoding DNA-directed RNA polymerase subunit gamma, whose product MPKVEQRFDYVKIGIASPERIREWGERTLPNGTVVGEVTKPETINYRTLKPEMDGLFCERIFGPAKDWECHCGKYKRVRHRGIVCERCGVEVTESRVRRHRMGYIKLAAPVAHVWYLKGIPSYIAILLDMPLRDVEQIVYFNAYVVLDAGNADNLSYKQLLSEDQWMEIEDQLYAEESQLSGIEVGIGAEALKRLLEDLQLEETAEMLRETIATSKGQKRAKLIKRLRVIDNFIATGSNPDWMVLDVIPVIPPDLRPMVQLDGGRFATSDLNDLYRRVINRNNRLARLQEILAPEIIVRNEKRMLQEAVDALIDNGRRGRTVVGANNRPLKSLSDIIEGKQGRFRQNLLGKRVDYSGRSVIVVGPNLKIHQCGLPREMAIELFQPFVIHRLIRQGLVNNIKAAKKLIQRSDPSVWEVLEDVIENHPVMLNRAPTLHRLGIQAFEPIMVEGRAIQLHPLVCPAFNADFDGDQMAVHVPLSLEAQSEARLLMLASNNVLSPATGRPIITPSQDMVLGCYYLTADNPSKQKGAGRYFANMEDAIAAYEQGNVDLHAKVWLRFVGDVETAEEDNEPIKVEEDGNGGSTKTYKFRRVREDESGNVISQYVETTPGRIIYNHAVLGALAE is encoded by the coding sequence ATGCCGAAAGTAGAACAGCGGTTTGACTACGTCAAAATTGGGATTGCTTCGCCAGAGAGAATTCGAGAATGGGGAGAGCGCACCCTACCCAACGGCACCGTAGTTGGAGAAGTCACCAAGCCAGAGACGATTAACTACAGAACGCTCAAACCCGAGATGGATGGGCTATTTTGCGAGCGAATTTTTGGCCCGGCGAAGGATTGGGAATGTCACTGTGGCAAATATAAGCGTGTGCGTCATCGCGGCATTGTCTGTGAGCGTTGTGGCGTAGAAGTTACAGAATCAAGAGTTCGTCGTCATCGGATGGGCTACATCAAGCTGGCTGCGCCAGTTGCCCATGTTTGGTACTTAAAGGGCATTCCCAGTTACATTGCTATCTTGCTAGATATGCCCCTGCGGGATGTCGAACAGATTGTGTATTTCAATGCTTACGTAGTTTTGGATGCAGGCAATGCAGACAATCTCTCCTACAAACAGCTGCTGAGTGAAGATCAGTGGATGGAGATTGAGGACCAGCTCTATGCAGAAGAGTCTCAGCTTTCTGGCATTGAGGTCGGTATTGGCGCTGAGGCACTGAAGCGACTGTTAGAAGATCTGCAGCTAGAAGAAACGGCTGAAATGCTTCGCGAGACGATCGCGACCTCAAAAGGGCAGAAGCGAGCCAAACTGATCAAACGTCTGAGAGTGATCGATAACTTCATTGCTACAGGCTCTAACCCTGATTGGATGGTACTAGATGTAATTCCGGTAATCCCGCCCGACCTGCGCCCGATGGTACAGCTAGACGGTGGCCGGTTTGCGACTTCTGATCTAAATGATCTGTATCGCCGGGTGATCAATCGGAATAACCGTCTGGCTCGATTGCAAGAGATTCTAGCGCCAGAAATCATTGTCCGCAATGAGAAACGGATGCTGCAAGAGGCCGTTGATGCCCTGATCGATAACGGTCGACGCGGTCGGACAGTGGTTGGTGCGAACAACCGACCTCTGAAGTCTCTCTCAGACATCATTGAAGGGAAGCAAGGTCGATTCCGCCAAAACCTGTTGGGTAAGCGGGTCGACTACTCCGGTCGCTCGGTAATTGTGGTGGGTCCCAATCTAAAGATCCATCAGTGCGGACTTCCCCGTGAAATGGCAATTGAGCTGTTTCAGCCCTTTGTAATTCATCGACTCATCCGTCAGGGGCTAGTCAATAACATTAAGGCAGCGAAGAAACTGATCCAGCGCAGCGATCCTAGCGTTTGGGAAGTGCTAGAAGATGTGATCGAAAACCATCCGGTTATGCTGAACCGGGCGCCGACGTTACATAGACTTGGTATCCAGGCGTTCGAGCCAATTATGGTGGAAGGCCGGGCTATTCAGCTACACCCCCTTGTTTGCCCCGCCTTTAACGCTGACTTTGATGGCGACCAGATGGCGGTTCACGTCCCGCTATCTCTAGAAGCGCAATCAGAAGCTCGGCTGTTGATGCTCGCGTCTAACAACGTGCTATCGCCTGCAACGGGTCGGCCAATCATCACACCTAGCCAAGATATGGTACTGGGCTGCTACTACCTGACAGCAGATAATCCTAGTAAACAAAAGGGCGCTGGCCGTTACTTTGCCAACATGGAAGATGCGATCGCTGCCTATGAGCAAGGAAACGTTGATCTTCATGCTAAAGTCTGGCTCCGTTTCGTCGGCGATGTAGAAACAGCGGAGGAAGACAATGAGCCCATCAAAGTCGAAGAAGACGGCAACGGCGGCTCGACAAAAACCTACAAGTTCCGTCGGGTTAGAGAAGATGAATCAGGCAACGTCATCTCTCAGTATGTAGAAACTACGCCTGGTCGAATCATTTATAACCACGCCGTACTAGGTGCATTGGCTGAGTAG
- a CDS encoding DNA-directed RNA polymerase subunit beta': MTEQQSVAKPRVFRNRVIDKKQLKNLVSWSFEHYGTARTSQMADEIKSLGFKYATQAGVSISVEDLEVPPSKKAMLESAEQEIRDTEERYTRGEITEVERFQKVIDTWNSTSEYLKDKVVENFRDNNPLNSVYMMSNSGARGNISQVRQLVGMRGLMANPQGEIIDLPIKTNFREGLTVTEYVISSYGARKGLVDTALRTADSGYLTRRLVDVSQDVIVREIDCGTERYIPVRPMTDGERVLIPLKDRLLGRVPAEDVVHPKTGDVIVERNQPITDDIADAIGEAKVKEIKARSALTCEAARSVCQHCYGWSLAHSHMVDLGEAVGIIAAQSIGEPGTQLTMRTFHTGGTFTGELAPQVNAKRSGVIRIPEGLRTRTFRTRHGEDALVMDENCQIAIESNGKEYAVSLAKNAILFAQDGDEIKKGEMIAEMPSTSRVRKVTEKASKDVTSDLSGEVKFDGLVQEEKTDRQGNMTRLAQRGGLMWVLSGEVYNLPPGAEPVVKNGDRIEAAGVLAETKLITERGGIVRLTNASNDGKGGREVEIITASVVLDRAEVEIESGQGREHYFLNTSTGQRFSINATPGTKVTNGQVVAELVDDTFRTQTGGIIKFAGVEISKRGKAKTGYEVTKGGTLLWVPEEAHEINKDISLLMVEDGQYVEAGTEVVKDIFCQTGGVIEVTQKNDILREIVIRPGDIHMVDSPDDAGKKSGDIVNAGEEVMPGVVADSLRYVEYVETPEGAALLLRPVQEFEVPDEASIPSQASVSDSDDKGISLKAIQRLLYKDGERVKSVEGLEILRTQLVLDIDEGGSQLTADIELKADSTEEDAKQRLQLVVLETLVVRRDIEADQTQGSTRTRLLVQDGDEIHPGAVIARTEIQSKEAGEIRGIREDLESVRRVLVVRDADQITVSTEGNQPTVSEGDLLVDNTEIASGVKTVHSGQVLSVGENEIVMRLARPYRVSTGAVLHIEDSDLVQRGDGLVLLVFERAKTGDIIQGLPRIEELLEARKPKEACILAERPGTAQVVYAEDETVEIKVIESDGVVTDYPVTPGQNLVIGDGQKVETGEPLTDGPSNPHQILEVFYKYYRESKGTHEAAMLSLERVQSFLVNEVQSVYQSQGIDISDKHIEVIVRQMTSKARLEDGGDTTMLPGELVEIRQLEQVNEAMSITGMAPADYTPVLLGITKASLNTDSFISAASFQETTRVLTEAAIQGKSDWLRGLKENVIIGRLIPAGTGFNAYEEPTSPEVDTSFDGTFLNNDMALSDMVLDDRTARAYDREGGLDLIAGDGMVGGTEKKADETDNVPSTLIGGDGLIDDRTGLV, from the coding sequence ATGACAGAGCAGCAAAGCGTAGCAAAACCAAGAGTATTTAGAAACCGGGTTATTGACAAAAAGCAGCTAAAAAATCTTGTTTCCTGGTCGTTTGAGCACTACGGCACCGCTCGTACCTCTCAGATGGCTGATGAAATCAAAAGCTTGGGTTTCAAATACGCTACCCAGGCAGGGGTCTCTATCAGCGTAGAAGATCTAGAAGTGCCGCCTAGCAAAAAGGCAATGCTAGAGTCTGCCGAACAAGAGATTCGCGATACCGAAGAGCGCTATACGCGGGGTGAAATTACAGAAGTAGAACGCTTTCAAAAAGTAATCGATACTTGGAATAGCACTAGTGAGTACCTAAAAGACAAAGTTGTAGAAAACTTCCGTGACAACAACCCGCTTAACTCTGTGTATATGATGTCCAACTCAGGGGCGAGGGGAAATATTTCTCAGGTTCGCCAGCTTGTGGGTATGCGCGGTTTGATGGCCAATCCGCAGGGCGAAATCATTGACCTGCCGATCAAAACCAACTTCCGCGAAGGACTTACTGTCACTGAGTATGTAATCTCTTCCTATGGTGCTCGCAAGGGATTAGTAGATACGGCTTTGCGAACTGCTGACTCTGGCTATCTAACTCGCCGCTTAGTAGACGTATCGCAAGATGTGATTGTCAGAGAAATTGACTGTGGCACAGAGCGCTACATCCCTGTTAGACCCATGACAGACGGTGAGCGGGTGCTGATTCCGCTAAAAGATCGCTTGCTGGGCCGAGTTCCTGCCGAAGATGTCGTTCATCCCAAGACTGGCGATGTGATTGTAGAGCGTAATCAGCCGATTACGGATGATATTGCAGATGCGATTGGAGAAGCTAAGGTCAAAGAAATCAAAGCTCGTTCGGCGCTAACCTGTGAGGCTGCTCGTTCCGTTTGCCAGCACTGCTATGGCTGGAGTTTGGCACATTCACATATGGTTGATCTAGGAGAAGCCGTCGGTATTATCGCTGCTCAGTCTATTGGTGAACCAGGTACGCAGCTAACCATGCGCACTTTTCATACGGGTGGAACCTTTACCGGCGAATTAGCCCCACAGGTTAACGCCAAACGGAGTGGTGTGATTCGGATTCCAGAAGGGCTTAGAACTCGCACCTTTCGTACTCGTCACGGTGAAGATGCGCTAGTGATGGACGAGAACTGCCAGATTGCGATCGAATCTAACGGCAAGGAATATGCCGTCTCATTAGCCAAGAACGCAATTTTGTTTGCCCAAGATGGGGATGAGATTAAGAAGGGCGAAATGATCGCCGAGATGCCTAGTACTAGCCGAGTGCGGAAAGTCACTGAGAAAGCGAGTAAGGACGTTACCTCGGACCTTTCGGGTGAGGTGAAATTTGACGGTCTAGTGCAAGAAGAAAAGACTGACCGCCAGGGCAATATGACTCGTCTAGCTCAACGGGGTGGATTGATGTGGGTGCTCTCGGGCGAGGTGTATAACCTGCCGCCGGGCGCAGAACCGGTTGTAAAAAATGGCGATCGCATTGAAGCGGCCGGTGTACTCGCTGAGACCAAATTAATTACAGAGCGAGGGGGGATTGTTCGTCTTACCAACGCCTCTAATGATGGTAAAGGAGGCCGTGAAGTTGAAATTATTACCGCCTCTGTGGTGCTTGATCGAGCGGAAGTTGAGATTGAAAGTGGCCAAGGCCGTGAGCACTACTTCTTGAATACTTCTACTGGACAAAGGTTCTCAATTAATGCCACCCCTGGAACTAAGGTTACTAACGGTCAGGTAGTCGCTGAGCTAGTAGACGATACCTTCCGTACTCAAACGGGTGGGATTATCAAGTTTGCTGGGGTAGAAATCTCCAAACGTGGCAAGGCTAAGACTGGGTACGAAGTGACCAAAGGCGGGACGCTACTTTGGGTTCCTGAAGAGGCTCATGAGATCAACAAAGATATTTCCTTGTTGATGGTCGAAGATGGCCAGTACGTCGAAGCGGGTACAGAAGTTGTCAAAGACATTTTTTGTCAGACCGGCGGCGTCATTGAAGTTACTCAGAAAAATGATATTTTGCGTGAGATCGTCATTCGACCAGGCGATATCCACATGGTGGATAGTCCAGATGATGCTGGTAAGAAGAGTGGTGATATCGTCAACGCGGGTGAAGAAGTCATGCCTGGCGTTGTAGCTGATTCGCTTCGCTATGTAGAGTATGTCGAGACACCTGAAGGTGCAGCGCTGCTGCTGCGTCCTGTCCAAGAGTTTGAAGTGCCTGATGAAGCTTCTATTCCTAGCCAAGCTTCTGTTAGCGATAGTGACGACAAGGGTATTAGCCTGAAGGCAATCCAGCGCTTACTCTACAAAGATGGAGAGAGAGTGAAGTCGGTAGAGGGACTAGAAATATTGCGGACACAGCTAGTTCTAGATATCGATGAAGGTGGTAGTCAGCTAACGGCTGATATCGAGCTGAAAGCGGATAGTACTGAGGAAGATGCTAAGCAACGGCTTCAGCTAGTGGTGCTAGAAACGCTAGTCGTTCGACGTGATATTGAAGCAGATCAGACCCAAGGCAGTACGCGCACTCGTCTACTTGTCCAAGATGGCGATGAAATTCATCCGGGAGCAGTGATCGCACGGACTGAAATTCAGTCGAAGGAAGCAGGCGAAATTCGTGGTATCCGCGAGGATCTAGAGTCAGTTCGACGGGTGCTGGTGGTGCGTGATGCCGATCAGATCACAGTATCGACTGAAGGCAATCAGCCTACGGTCTCTGAAGGTGATTTGTTAGTTGACAACACTGAGATAGCCTCCGGCGTTAAAACTGTTCATTCAGGGCAGGTGCTCTCAGTTGGTGAGAACGAAATTGTGATGAGACTCGCAAGACCTTATCGGGTGTCTACCGGCGCGGTCTTGCACATTGAAGATAGTGACTTGGTCCAGCGAGGTGATGGTCTAGTATTACTAGTATTTGAGCGAGCAAAGACTGGGGATATCATCCAGGGCTTACCTCGTATCGAAGAACTGCTAGAAGCTCGTAAGCCCAAGGAAGCCTGCATCTTGGCAGAGCGGCCAGGTACAGCGCAAGTGGTTTACGCAGAAGATGAGACGGTCGAGATCAAGGTGATTGAGAGCGATGGTGTCGTGACTGACTACCCAGTTACACCGGGGCAAAACCTAGTGATTGGAGATGGTCAAAAGGTCGAGACAGGCGAGCCGCTAACGGATGGTCCTTCAAATCCTCATCAGATTCTAGAGGTCTTCTATAAGTACTATCGCGAAAGCAAAGGTACCCATGAAGCGGCGATGCTTAGCCTGGAGAGAGTTCAGTCTTTCCTTGTAAACGAAGTACAGTCGGTGTACCAGTCTCAAGGAATTGACATCTCAGACAAACATATTGAGGTAATTGTCCGCCAGATGACCTCGAAAGCGCGTTTGGAAGATGGTGGAGATACCACGATGCTACCAGGCGAGCTAGTTGAGATTCGTCAGCTAGAGCAAGTCAATGAGGCGATGTCGATTACAGGGATGGCCCCTGCGGATTACACACCTGTGCTTTTGGGTATCACCAAGGCTTCGTTAAACACGGATAGCTTCATCTCAGCAGCGAGTTTCCAAGAGACCACTCGTGTACTGACAGAGGCGGCCATTCAAGGTAAGTCTGATTGGCTGCGTGGTCTGAAGGAAAATGTAATCATCGGTCGCCTGATTCCAGCAGGCACAGGTTTCAATGCTTATGAGGAACCGACTTCACCTGAAGTTGATACTTCATTTGACGGCACCTTTTTGAATAACGACATGGCGCTATCAGACATGGTGTTAGATGATCGCACCGCTAGAGCCTATGACCGAGAAGGCGGATTGGATCTGATTGCTGGCGACGGTATGGTTGGTGGAACTGAGAAGAAAGCTGACGAAACAGATAACGTGCCTTCTACACTAATCGGAGGAGACGGTTTGATTGATGATAGAACAGGCTTAGTCTAG
- a CDS encoding glutamate synthase subunit beta, with protein sequence MGKPTGFIEHLREAPSELSPEDRIRNWNEFHMPMPEENLQTQGARCMDCGTPFCHTGELISGMASGCPINNLIPEWNDLIYRGLWREALDRLHKTNNFPEFTGRVCPAPCEGSCVLGITSPPVTIKNIEYSIIERGWEEGWIVPHPPAKRTGKTVAIIGSGPAGLAAADQLNKAGHTVTVYERADRPGGLLTYGIPNMKLDKKDIVRRRLDILEAEGITFNCGVEVGSDLPAQKLLNDFDSVILCTGSTRPRDLPIEGRELNGIHFAMEFLTANTRAVLDGKPGDDYISAAGKDVVIIGGGDTGTDCVGTSIRHGCKSINQLEIMPKPPEVRSSSNPWPEWPKIYRLDYGQEEAKALFGKDPRGYVTTATKFEDDGNGNVAAVHTVEVQWERDENGRFTPIHLPGSEKRIPAQLVLLAMGFLGPESPLMDALGLEKTERSNIKAEHEEYTTNKPGVFAAGDCRRGQSLVVWAINEGRGVARECDRYLMGTTELP encoded by the coding sequence ATGGGAAAACCAACCGGCTTCATCGAACACCTGCGCGAAGCACCCTCCGAACTTTCTCCAGAAGATCGCATTCGCAACTGGAACGAATTCCACATGCCTATGCCCGAAGAGAACCTGCAGACGCAGGGAGCTCGCTGCATGGATTGTGGTACTCCTTTTTGCCATACGGGTGAACTGATCAGCGGCATGGCCAGCGGCTGTCCAATCAACAACCTTATCCCCGAATGGAACGATCTAATCTACCGAGGACTTTGGCGAGAGGCGCTAGACCGTCTGCATAAAACCAACAATTTTCCTGAATTCACGGGTCGCGTTTGCCCTGCGCCTTGTGAGGGCTCCTGCGTTCTAGGGATCACTAGCCCACCTGTAACAATCAAGAATATCGAGTATTCCATCATTGAAAGGGGCTGGGAAGAAGGCTGGATAGTGCCACATCCACCCGCCAAGCGGACTGGAAAGACAGTTGCGATCATCGGGTCAGGGCCTGCTGGATTAGCCGCCGCTGATCAGCTGAATAAAGCTGGTCATACCGTAACGGTCTACGAGCGTGCCGATCGCCCAGGCGGGTTACTGACCTACGGCATTCCGAATATGAAGCTCGATAAGAAAGACATCGTGCGCCGCCGCTTGGATATCTTGGAAGCAGAGGGAATTACGTTTAACTGTGGCGTTGAGGTCGGTAGTGACTTACCTGCTCAGAAGCTATTGAACGATTTTGATTCTGTTATTCTTTGTACTGGATCTACCCGGCCTAGGGATTTACCTATTGAGGGAAGAGAACTAAATGGTATCCACTTTGCGATGGAGTTTTTGACTGCTAATACCCGGGCAGTATTGGACGGTAAGCCAGGTGATGACTATATCTCTGCGGCGGGTAAAGACGTGGTGATTATCGGCGGTGGTGATACAGGCACAGACTGTGTAGGCACGTCCATTCGTCATGGTTGTAAGAGCATTAATCAGTTAGAAATTATGCCCAAGCCACCGGAAGTGCGCTCTTCTAGCAACCCATGGCCAGAGTGGCCAAAGATTTATCGTTTGGACTATGGTCAAGAAGAGGCGAAGGCGCTGTTTGGTAAAGATCCACGCGGATATGTAACTACAGCAACTAAGTTTGAAGATGATGGTAACGGCAACGTGGCTGCCGTTCATACGGTAGAAGTGCAATGGGAACGTGATGAGAACGGTCGCTTTACGCCAATTCACCTACCCGGCAGTGAAAAGAGAATCCCAGCGCAGCTAGTACTGTTGGCCATGGGATTTTTGGGACCAGAGTCTCCCTTGATGGATGCACTAGGGTTAGAAAAGACTGAGCGGAGCAACATCAAGGCTGAGCACGAAGAATATACAACCAATAAACCGGGTGTGTTTGCAGCGGGTGACTGTCGCCGGGGGCAAAGCCTGGTCGTATGGGCAATTAATGAAGGGCGTGGTGTGGCTAGGGAGTGCGATCGCTACCTCATGGGTACAACAGAATTACCCTAG